TCTTTGGGAGGTTGCTCATCTCGTCGAGAGACGAGACATTCTTACGCCAGACCCACTCCTCGATCTGCTTCACCCTAAAAGCAGGCTGTCCCAGCTCACTCATGAGCTCTTGTAGCTGCCCATGGGTCATACTGCGAAGGTCGAGCTTTCCTGTGGTAGAAGGCCTTTCCGCCTCTTGTGCGCCCAGGTTTGGGTCTGTAGTTGTCTCTGATGCCTCAAAGAGCTCGCTCATGTCATTCTGCATGATTCGTGATCCCTGTTCGTGGGTTGCCAGTAAGGTGGAGTATCCTCAAGAGGAGCAGAGGCCACGCTGGTCTCGTGTGGCGAGGACTCGCTGCACAAAGTCTAACCCAGACGCTACGGGCAGAAAGAGAGCTCCCTATGGAGAGAACCGAGCTTACACAATATAGGGTCGCCGTCCTCAGCGGCGGATGGTCCGACGAGCGTGACATCTCCATGAGCTCGGGTCGTGCCTGTCAACAGGCACTCAGGGAAGCCGGTTTCATAACCGTAGAACTCCTTGACATAGCCGACGTTCACTTTGTCGAGTGCCTGTCCGCAGGGGACTACGATGTGGCCTTCATTGCCCTACACGGCCGTTATGGTGAGGATGGTTGCATCCAGGGGCTTCTCGAGGTTCTTCATGTACCCTATACCTTTTCGGGTGTCCTCTCGTCTGCTCTTTCTGCCGATAAGGAGAGGGCAAAGGACATCTGTCGTGCTGCAGGTATCCCCGTTCCATCAGGCGTCACCCTTGCCCCTGGTTCAGAGCCAACAGATGATGACCTCGATGCCATTGTGGATAAGATGGGGCTGCCCCTTTTCGTAAAACCTGTAAGTAACGGCTCGAGCTTTGGCATAAGTCGCGTCAACGAGAGGGGAGGGCTTGCCGCTGCGGTACGGAAGGCGGGAAGCAAGGGCGACCGTGTGCTTGTTGAGGAATGCGTCTCTGGCGTAGAGATCACTGTGCCCGTTATCGGAAACGACGAGCCAAGGGCGCTTCCCATCATCGAGATAGCGCTTGACTCTGAGTTCTATGATTTGAAGGTCAAGTATGAGCCCGCATCGCTGCATCACATTATTCCCGCTCGCCTCGACGAGACTGTCTATAAAAGAGCTGAAGAACTTGGCATCGCCGCTCACAAAGCTCTTGGATGCAGAGGCGTCTCTCGCACGGACTTCATCGTCAAGGATGACGGAACGCCAGTAATGCTCGAGACTAACTCCATCCCCGGCATGACGGACAGAAGCCTTTTGCCCGATGCCGCTCGT
The DNA window shown above is from Olsenella sp. oral taxon 807 and carries:
- a CDS encoding D-alanine--D-alanine ligase; this translates as MERTELTQYRVAVLSGGWSDERDISMSSGRACQQALREAGFITVELLDIADVHFVECLSAGDYDVAFIALHGRYGEDGCIQGLLEVLHVPYTFSGVLSSALSADKERAKDICRAAGIPVPSGVTLAPGSEPTDDDLDAIVDKMGLPLFVKPVSNGSSFGISRVNERGGLAAAVRKAGSKGDRVLVEECVSGVEITVPVIGNDEPRALPIIEIALDSEFYDLKVKYEPASLHHIIPARLDETVYKRAEELGIAAHKALGCRGVSRTDFIVKDDGTPVMLETNSIPGMTDRSLLPDAARHAGIEFSELCTLFVQWALEDVPVRAAR